The following proteins come from a genomic window of Mariniflexile sp. TRM1-10:
- a CDS encoding sigma-54 interaction domain-containing protein: MESIQAIKQRFGIIGNSPALNRAIEKAIQVAPTDISVLVTGESGVGKESIPKIIHQLSHRKHNKYIAVNCGAIPEGTIDSELFGHEKGSFTGASQTREGYFEVADGGTIFLDEVGELPLTTQVRLLRVLENGEFLKVGSSKVQKTNVRIVAATNVNMFEAIEKEKFREDLYYRLSTVDIHLPPLRDRQEDIHLLFRKFASDFALKYKMPTIKLTDAAIQTLLKHRWAGNIRQLRNIAEQLSVLEQNRTISAEILKSYLPTAGSNLPAVIKTSKAESDFSSEREILYKVLFDMKSDLNDLKKLTLELMKHGNTKDVEKNNESLIQKIYGDDEDDAEYEEDPVDDSKVLSIPEHSVNPTSPETLDKYHFAEEIEEEETLSLQDKELELIKKSLERHSGKRKLAAAELGISERTLYRKIKQYDL; encoded by the coding sequence ATGGAATCAATTCAAGCTATAAAACAACGTTTTGGTATTATTGGCAATTCGCCTGCACTAAATCGTGCCATAGAAAAAGCAATTCAAGTAGCTCCAACCGATATTTCGGTGTTGGTTACTGGCGAAAGTGGTGTAGGTAAAGAAAGTATTCCAAAAATAATACATCAATTATCTCATAGAAAGCATAACAAATACATTGCCGTAAACTGTGGTGCCATTCCCGAAGGAACTATTGACAGTGAACTTTTCGGACATGAAAAAGGCTCGTTTACAGGCGCTTCCCAAACTCGTGAGGGTTATTTTGAAGTCGCCGATGGTGGTACTATTTTTTTAGACGAAGTAGGTGAATTGCCATTAACTACTCAAGTCCGTTTATTGCGAGTTTTAGAAAATGGCGAGTTTTTAAAAGTAGGCTCCAGTAAAGTGCAAAAAACCAATGTACGTATTGTAGCGGCGACAAACGTAAACATGTTTGAAGCCATTGAAAAAGAAAAGTTTCGCGAAGATTTATATTATCGTTTAAGCACGGTAGATATCCATTTACCTCCGTTACGAGACAGGCAAGAAGACATTCATTTGTTGTTTAGAAAGTTCGCCAGCGATTTTGCATTAAAATACAAAATGCCAACCATCAAATTAACCGATGCTGCCATACAAACCCTTTTAAAACACCGTTGGGCCGGCAATATTCGTCAGTTACGAAACATTGCAGAGCAACTATCTGTTTTAGAGCAAAATAGAACCATCTCTGCAGAAATCCTAAAAAGTTATTTACCAACAGCGGGCAGCAATTTACCTGCCGTAATAAAAACATCCAAAGCCGAAAGCGATTTTAGTAGCGAACGCGAAATTCTATACAAAGTATTGTTCGACATGAAAAGCGACTTAAACGATTTAAAGAAGCTTACCTTAGAACTCATGAAACACGGTAACACTAAAGATGTTGAAAAAAATAACGAAAGCTTAATTCAAAAAATTTATGGTGATGATGAAGATGATGCCGAATATGAAGAAGACCCTGTAGATGACAGCAAAGTGCTTTCAATACCAGAACACAGCGTAAACCCTACATCACCTGAAACTTTAGACAAATACCATTTTGCTGAAGAAATTGAAGAAGAAGAAACTTTATCATTACAAGATAAAGAATTGGAATTAATAAAGAAATCGCTTGAACGTCACAGCGGAAAGCGTAAATTAGCAGCAGCCGAATTAGGCATTAGCGAGCGTACTTTGTACAGGAAAATTAAACAATACGATTTGTAA
- the topA gene encoding type I DNA topoisomerase has translation MAKNLVIVESPAKAKTIEKFLGKDFKVESSFGHIADLPSKELGVDVEGDFKPKYEVSKDKKEIVKKLKDLAKNADMVWLASDEDREGEAIAWHLAETLKLDKSKTKRIVFHEITKSAIQKAIENPRGIDYDLVDAQQARRVLDRIVGYELSPVLWRKVKGGLSAGRVQSVSVRLIVERERDIQNFTAEASYRIDAEFSNEEGQTFKAKLPKTFSTKEEAQKFLEKNATATFKVSDLEKKPAKKSPAAPFTTSTLQQEASRKLYFSVSKTMTMAQRLYEAGLITYMRTDSVNLSDEARNGAKAEIESAFGSKYSKSRNYKGKSKGAQEAHEAIRPTDFAIHSVDIDRDQARLYDLIWKRAIASQMSEAELERTNVKIAASTHSEHFTANGEVITFDGFLKVYLESTDDEDVEQEGMLPAMKTNEALINNYITATERYTRPPYRYTEASLVKQLEELGIGRPSTYAPTISTIQNRNYVEKGTVEGVERSYTQLTLKKGTVKDKVLTEKVGSDKGKLVPTDIGMIVTDFLVNHFEHILDYNFTAKVEEDFDNIAEGKENWTKMMKTFYQDFHPQVENVQENADRESGERVLGTDPKTGKQVSVRLGKFGPMVQIGTPDDEEKPQFASLSPDQQLNTITYEEAMDLFQLPKNLGTYKGEEVEVNNGRFGPYVKFGDAFVSLPKGVDALSVELEDAIALIKEKQAADAPIYMYKKLPVQKGKGRFGPFIKWNNMFINVSSKYDWDNLSDNDIVELIETKIQKDIDKVIHNWEDEGIRVEKARWGRHNVLKGKIKVELDKSVDVSKMTLEEAKALIEAKAPKKKAVKKKTATKKK, from the coding sequence ATGGCGAAGAATTTAGTAATTGTGGAGTCACCTGCAAAGGCAAAAACTATCGAAAAATTTTTAGGAAAAGATTTTAAGGTAGAGTCCAGTTTTGGGCATATAGCCGATTTGCCTTCCAAAGAGTTGGGGGTTGATGTTGAAGGTGATTTTAAACCAAAATATGAAGTTTCGAAAGATAAAAAAGAGATAGTAAAAAAATTGAAAGATCTAGCTAAAAATGCCGATATGGTTTGGTTAGCAAGTGATGAGGATCGAGAAGGAGAGGCTATTGCATGGCATTTGGCAGAGACTTTAAAGTTGGATAAAAGCAAAACAAAACGTATTGTTTTTCATGAAATTACTAAATCGGCGATACAAAAAGCTATTGAAAACCCAAGAGGGATAGATTACGATTTGGTTGATGCGCAACAAGCACGTCGTGTATTGGATAGAATTGTAGGGTATGAGTTGTCTCCCGTTCTTTGGCGTAAAGTTAAGGGTGGTTTATCGGCGGGTCGTGTGCAATCTGTTTCTGTGCGATTGATTGTAGAGCGTGAACGCGATATTCAAAACTTTACTGCGGAAGCATCCTATAGGATTGATGCCGAATTTTCTAATGAAGAAGGACAAACATTTAAAGCGAAATTGCCTAAAACCTTTTCAACGAAGGAAGAGGCACAGAAATTTTTAGAAAAAAATGCAACGGCTACATTTAAAGTTTCAGATTTAGAGAAAAAGCCCGCTAAAAAATCGCCGGCAGCACCGTTTACGACATCAACTTTACAACAAGAAGCATCACGTAAACTTTATTTTTCGGTAAGTAAAACCATGACAATGGCACAACGCCTATATGAAGCGGGTTTAATTACTTATATGAGAACGGATAGTGTGAATCTATCTGACGAAGCACGTAATGGTGCAAAAGCAGAAATAGAAAGTGCCTTCGGATCAAAGTACAGTAAGTCAAGGAATTATAAAGGAAAATCGAAAGGAGCCCAAGAAGCGCATGAGGCGATACGTCCTACCGATTTCGCAATTCATTCGGTTGATATTGATAGAGACCAAGCACGTTTGTATGATTTAATTTGGAAACGTGCCATAGCATCGCAGATGAGTGAAGCAGAGTTGGAGCGTACCAATGTTAAAATTGCAGCATCCACGCATAGCGAACATTTTACTGCAAATGGAGAGGTTATTACTTTTGACGGTTTCTTAAAGGTTTATTTGGAAAGCACCGATGATGAAGATGTTGAGCAAGAAGGCATGCTTCCTGCAATGAAAACCAATGAAGCACTAATCAATAATTATATTACAGCAACCGAGCGTTATACGCGCCCACCATATAGATATACAGAGGCATCCTTGGTTAAACAATTGGAAGAATTGGGTATTGGTCGTCCGTCTACTTATGCACCAACAATTTCTACCATTCAAAATAGAAATTATGTTGAAAAAGGTACGGTTGAAGGTGTAGAACGTAGTTATACCCAACTCACATTAAAGAAAGGTACTGTAAAAGATAAAGTATTAACTGAAAAAGTAGGTTCGGATAAAGGAAAATTGGTTCCAACAGATATTGGAATGATTGTAACCGACTTTTTAGTGAATCATTTTGAACATATTTTAGATTACAATTTTACGGCAAAAGTTGAAGAGGATTTTGATAACATTGCCGAAGGAAAGGAAAATTGGACTAAAATGATGAAAACGTTTTATCAAGACTTTCATCCACAAGTAGAAAATGTTCAGGAAAACGCCGATAGGGAATCTGGTGAACGTGTTTTAGGAACCGATCCAAAAACAGGTAAACAAGTAAGTGTGCGTTTAGGTAAATTTGGACCTATGGTGCAAATTGGAACTCCTGATGATGAGGAAAAACCACAATTCGCAAGTTTAAGTCCAGATCAGCAATTAAACACCATTACCTACGAAGAGGCGATGGACTTGTTTCAGTTGCCTAAAAATCTTGGTACTTATAAAGGGGAGGAAGTTGAGGTTAATAACGGGCGTTTCGGACCTTATGTTAAGTTTGGTGATGCTTTTGTTTCTTTACCTAAAGGCGTTGATGCTTTAAGTGTTGAGTTGGAAGACGCTATTGCTTTAATTAAAGAAAAGCAAGCAGCAGATGCACCCATCTACATGTATAAAAAGTTACCTGTACAAAAAGGGAAAGGACGTTTTGGACCCTTTATTAAATGGAACAATATGTTCATCAACGTGAGTAGCAAGTACGATTGGGATAATTTATCGGACAATGATATTGTTGAGCTTATTGAAACTAAAATTCAAAAAGACATAGATAAAGTTATCCATAATTGGGAAGATGAAGGCATTCGCGTTGAAAAAGCCCGTTGGGGAAGGCATAATGTGCTAAAAGGAAAAATAAAAGTGGAGTTAGATAAATCTGTTGATGTATCAAAAATGACTTTAGAAGAAGCCAAAGCTTTAATAGAAGCTAAAGCACCTAAGAAAAAGGCGGTTAAGAAAAAAACTGCTACAAAGAAAAAGTAA
- a CDS encoding LptE family protein, which translates to MKNYFFYFLITTFSLSLFGCGFYSFTGASVPANVKTYQVNRFENNALLVEPGLERDFKIALEDLIQNQTNLTLVQSNGDLVYEGEITDYRISPTTATSQNTAAQNRLTISVKVRFFNRKKEDDDLEQTFSFFYDYAGSSQLIGATKTTAHEEIFERLTQDIFNATLAKW; encoded by the coding sequence ATGAAAAACTATTTTTTTTACTTCTTAATTACAACTTTTAGTTTATCACTTTTTGGCTGTGGTTTTTATTCATTCACAGGCGCATCGGTTCCAGCAAATGTAAAAACCTATCAAGTAAATCGTTTTGAAAACAATGCGCTTTTAGTAGAACCGGGTTTAGAACGCGATTTTAAAATTGCTTTAGAAGATTTAATTCAAAACCAAACCAATTTAACACTTGTGCAATCAAATGGTGATTTGGTTTACGAAGGTGAAATAACCGATTACCGCATTTCACCAACCACAGCAACATCTCAAAATACAGCAGCCCAAAACAGATTAACAATAAGCGTTAAAGTAAGATTTTTTAACAGAAAAAAGGAAGATGACGATTTGGAACAAACCTTTTCATTCTTTTACGATTATGCCGGAAGCTCCCAACTAATTGGAGCCACAAAAACAACAGCACACGAAGAAATTTTTGAACGTCTTACTCAAGATATTTTTAATGCTACATTAGCTAAATGGTAG
- the secG gene encoding preprotein translocase subunit SecG, translating into MSTFTIFLALIVVVAFLLIVVIMVQNPKGGGLSSSFGGGGTQQLGGVKKTTDFLDKSTWTLATLLLILILLSNVAINRGGESADSKALDPDATTSQPLPTPAKPANNTAPVE; encoded by the coding sequence ATGAGTACGTTTACAATATTTTTAGCATTAATAGTTGTGGTAGCATTTTTACTAATCGTAGTAATCATGGTTCAAAACCCTAAAGGCGGTGGGTTATCATCATCTTTTGGCGGTGGTGGCACACAACAATTAGGTGGAGTAAAAAAGACAACCGACTTTTTAGATAAAAGTACCTGGACATTAGCAACTTTATTATTGATATTAATTTTATTATCTAACGTTGCTATTAACAGAGGTGGTGAAAGCGCAGATTCCAAAGCTTTGGATCCAGATGCTACAACATCACAACCTTTACCAACGCCAGCAAAACCTGCAAACAACACTGCTCCGGTAGAATAA
- the miaB gene encoding tRNA (N6-isopentenyl adenosine(37)-C2)-methylthiotransferase MiaB produces MEKTIDENKQGESLVLEQKEGNKRKLFIESYGCAMNFSDSEIVASILANQGFNTTQNLEDADLVLVNTCSIRDKAEQTVRKRLEKYNAVKRSHNPKMKVGVLGCMAERLKTKFLEEEKIVDLVVGPDAYKDLPNLLAEVDEGHDAINVILSKEETYGDISPVRLNSNGVTAFVSITRGCDNMCTFCVVPFTRGRERSRDPQSIIEEINDLSSKGFKEITLLGQNVDSYLWYGGGLKKDFDKASDLQRATAVNFSNLLELCANAQPKMRIRFSTSNPQDLTMDVVETMAKYRNICNHIHLPVQSGSNRILKEMNRLHTREEYMELIDNIKRVIPDCAISQDMIVGFPTETEADFQDTLSLMNYVKYDFGYMFTYSERPGTLAERKMEDDVPEETKKRRLSEMVELQQEHSGYRTRQNLNTVVEVLIEKESKKSDAHWSGRTPQSLVTVFPKGDYKIGDFVNVKVNDCTSATLIGEAIGYSINN; encoded by the coding sequence ATGGAAAAGACAATAGACGAAAACAAACAAGGGGAATCTCTAGTTCTTGAACAAAAGGAAGGCAACAAACGCAAACTTTTTATTGAAAGTTACGGATGTGCCATGAATTTTAGCGACAGCGAAATTGTAGCTTCAATTTTAGCCAATCAAGGATTTAATACCACCCAAAATTTAGAAGATGCCGATTTGGTTCTGGTAAACACGTGTTCTATACGCGATAAAGCTGAACAAACCGTACGTAAACGCTTAGAAAAATACAACGCGGTAAAACGTTCGCACAACCCAAAAATGAAAGTGGGTGTTTTAGGTTGTATGGCCGAACGCCTAAAAACTAAATTTCTTGAAGAAGAAAAAATTGTTGATTTAGTTGTTGGCCCTGATGCTTACAAAGATTTACCAAACCTATTAGCTGAAGTTGATGAAGGTCACGATGCCATTAACGTTATTCTTTCAAAAGAAGAAACCTATGGCGATATTTCTCCCGTGCGCTTAAATAGCAATGGTGTTACCGCTTTTGTGTCTATAACGCGTGGTTGCGACAACATGTGCACCTTTTGCGTGGTGCCTTTTACACGTGGGCGCGAGCGTAGTAGAGACCCACAAAGTATTATCGAAGAAATTAACGATTTATCGAGCAAAGGCTTTAAAGAAATAACACTTTTGGGTCAGAATGTAGATAGTTACCTTTGGTATGGTGGCGGCCTGAAAAAAGATTTTGACAAAGCTTCCGATTTACAAAGAGCTACTGCGGTTAATTTTTCTAATTTATTAGAGTTGTGTGCCAATGCGCAACCTAAAATGCGGATTCGTTTTTCAACTTCCAATCCACAAGATTTAACTATGGATGTGGTTGAAACCATGGCGAAATACCGTAATATTTGTAATCACATCCATTTGCCAGTACAAAGTGGCAGCAACCGTATTTTAAAAGAAATGAACCGTTTGCATACCCGCGAAGAATACATGGAATTAATAGATAATATTAAACGTGTTATTCCCGATTGTGCCATCAGTCAAGATATGATTGTTGGTTTCCCAACCGAAACTGAAGCCGATTTTCAAGATACCCTATCATTAATGAACTATGTGAAGTATGATTTTGGTTATATGTTCACTTATTCAGAGCGCCCAGGAACTTTAGCTGAGCGTAAGATGGAAGACGACGTTCCTGAAGAAACCAAAAAACGAAGACTTTCCGAAATGGTAGAACTTCAGCAAGAACATAGTGGCTATAGAACCAGACAAAATCTAAACACAGTTGTTGAAGTTCTTATTGAAAAAGAATCTAAAAAATCGGACGCACATTGGTCTGGTAGAACCCCACAAAGTTTGGTTACTGTTTTCCCTAAAGGCGACTATAAAATTGGTGATTTTGTAAACGTAAAAGTTAACGATTGTACCAGTGCTACCTTAATTGGGGAAGCTATTGGGTATTCAATTAACAATTAA